In Fusobacterium perfoetens, the following are encoded in one genomic region:
- a CDS encoding Hsp20/alpha crystallin family protein → MFMPSIFNKGFIDDVFDDDFFVDSKSRKAIGNTDIKELEDKYELEVELPGFTKEDIKAEVNNGYLVISAAHNENKEEKNSEGRYIRKERYTGQCMRSFYVGNHLNEEDIKAKFENGILKLEVSKKEAQPKVEEKKYIQIEG, encoded by the coding sequence ATGTTTATGCCAAGTATTTTTAATAAAGGATTTATAGATGATGTTTTTGATGATGATTTCTTTGTGGATTCAAAAAGCAGAAAAGCAATAGGAAATACAGATATCAAAGAACTGGAAGATAAATATGAATTAGAAGTTGAACTTCCTGGATTTACAAAAGAAGATATAAAAGCTGAAGTAAATAATGGATATCTTGTAATAAGTGCTGCTCATAATGAAAACAAAGAAGAAAAAAATTCAGAAGGAAGATATATAAGAAAGGAAAGATATACAGGACAATGTATGAGAAGCTTCTATGTAGGAAATCATCTTAACGAAGAAGATATCAAAGCTAAATTTGAAAATGGTATCTTAAAATTAGAAGTTTCTAAAAAAGAAGCTCAACCTAAAGTAGAAGAAAAGAAATATATTCAAATAGAAGGATAA
- the gshAB gene encoding bifunctional glutamate--cysteine ligase GshA/glutathione synthetase GshB, protein MINKNIVPMIKEFNLVDEVQKGNFGLEKENLRVDQNGHLALTPHPAVFGDKKKNPYITVDFSESQVEMITPSFKKVKDAYYFMENLHDIVTENLDEEYLWPQSLPPVIPEEDKIPVAQFQQDKASEEYRDNLAKKYGKYLQLLSGIHYNFSFDTDFLKEFYEKLNKGESYKEFKNNLYMKVARNYMKHSWLLVYLLGASGVVHKSYNPNCIAKLQTFDKDLYYFENGISFRNSICGYRNKKELYVSHNSLEEYIGDLKKYIAEGTIQGAREYYSSLRLKSKDASDLLGSLEKDGIEYLEVRSIDLNPFARIGIELEDMEFIHLFLMHMLLKGECSFTKEDYLAAKENEKMLATHGLDKEFTLTGVCGGTFKVTDLVIAIFNEMITNFKELGIYDEHMEKIFEFQFKKVYDVKNLYLNRLLEAVKSEGYIDFHLHVAEKSLEYTKKNSFSLKNYEDMELSTQILIRDAIKRGVKFEIADRTENFISLSKNGKKEYVKQATKTSKDSYISMLIMENKVVSKKVLSEHGIKVPDGSNYDSIKEAEKDFKKFEGKKIVVKPKSTNFGLGISIFQNGFTEEEYKKALEIAFSEDKSVLVEEFITGREFRFLVIGNEVAGILHRVPANVTGDGKLTIRELVEIKNKSYLRGTHYEKPLQKIKLGEIEELLLANQGKDFDYIPAKDETVYLRENSNISTGGDSIDFTDEIPEVYKEIAIRAAKSADVTFCGVDIMIDDITKENPEGNYAVIEINFNPAIHIHCYPAVGKNRKIGDKILDVLGF, encoded by the coding sequence CTTATTATTTTATGGAGAATCTTCATGATATAGTGACAGAAAATTTAGATGAAGAATATTTATGGCCTCAGAGTCTTCCTCCTGTAATTCCAGAAGAAGATAAAATTCCTGTGGCACAGTTTCAGCAGGATAAAGCAAGTGAAGAATACAGAGATAACCTTGCTAAAAAATATGGTAAATATCTTCAGCTTCTTTCAGGAATACACTATAATTTTTCTTTTGATACAGATTTTTTAAAAGAATTTTATGAGAAGTTAAATAAGGGAGAAAGCTATAAAGAATTTAAAAATAATCTTTATATGAAGGTTGCAAGAAACTATATGAAACACAGCTGGCTTCTTGTTTATCTTTTAGGAGCAAGTGGAGTGGTTCACAAGTCTTATAATCCAAATTGTATTGCAAAGCTTCAGACTTTTGATAAAGATTTATATTATTTTGAAAATGGAATTTCTTTCAGAAATAGTATTTGTGGATATAGAAATAAAAAAGAACTTTATGTGTCACACAATTCTCTTGAAGAATACATAGGAGATTTAAAAAAATATATTGCAGAGGGAACAATTCAAGGGGCAAGAGAATATTACAGTTCACTTAGACTTAAATCAAAAGATGCAAGTGATCTTTTAGGTTCACTTGAAAAAGATGGTATAGAATATCTTGAAGTAAGAAGCATAGATTTAAATCCTTTTGCAAGAATTGGAATAGAACTTGAAGATATGGAATTTATTCATCTTTTCCTTATGCATATGCTTCTTAAAGGGGAATGTTCATTTACAAAAGAAGATTATCTTGCAGCAAAAGAAAATGAAAAAATGCTTGCAACACACGGTCTTGATAAAGAATTTACTTTAACAGGAGTATGTGGAGGTACATTTAAAGTAACAGATCTTGTTATTGCAATCTTTAATGAAATGATAACAAACTTTAAAGAACTTGGAATTTATGATGAGCATATGGAAAAAATATTTGAATTCCAGTTTAAAAAAGTTTACGATGTTAAAAACCTTTATTTAAATAGATTATTAGAAGCTGTAAAATCTGAAGGATATATTGATTTTCATCTTCATGTAGCAGAAAAATCTTTAGAATATACAAAGAAAAACAGCTTTAGTCTAAAAAATTATGAAGACATGGAACTTTCTACTCAAATTCTTATAAGAGATGCTATAAAAAGAGGGGTAAAATTTGAGATAGCAGACAGAACAGAAAACTTTATTTCCCTTTCAAAAAATGGAAAGAAAGAATATGTAAAACAAGCTACTAAAACTTCAAAAGATTCATATATAAGCATGCTTATTATGGAAAACAAAGTTGTTTCTAAGAAAGTTTTAAGTGAACATGGAATTAAAGTTCCTGATGGAAGCAATTATGACAGTATAAAAGAAGCAGAAAAGGACTTTAAAAAATTTGAAGGTAAGAAGATTGTAGTAAAACCAAAATCTACAAACTTTGGACTTGGAATTTCTATATTCCAAAATGGTTTCACTGAAGAAGAATATAAAAAAGCATTGGAAATAGCATTCTCTGAAGATAAATCTGTTCTTGTTGAAGAGTTTATTACAGGAAGAGAGTTTAGATTCCTAGTTATAGGAAATGAAGTTGCAGGAATATTACACAGAGTTCCTGCCAATGTAACAGGAGATGGAAAACTTACTATAAGAGAATTAGTTGAGATAAAGAATAAAAGTTATTTAAGAGGAACACATTATGAAAAACCTCTTCAAAAAATAAAACTTGGAGAAATAGAAGAACTTCTTCTTGCTAATCAAGGAAAAGATTTTGATTATATTCCAGCAAAAGATGAAACAGTGTATTTAAGAGAAAATTCTAATATCAGTACAGGAGGGGATAGTATAGACTTTACAGATGAAATCCCTGAAGTATATAAAGAAATAGCAATAAGAGCAGCAAAAAGTGCTGATGTTACTTTCTGTGGTGTTGATATTATGATAGATGATATAACTAAAGAAAATCCAGAAGGAAACTATGCAGTTATAGAAATAAACTTTAACCCTGCTATTCATATTCACTGTTATCCAGCAGTTGGAAAAAACAGAAAAATTGGAGATAAAATTCTTGATGTTTTAGGATTCTAA